The DNA window TTTGGTCACACCCAGTTCGGCGAGCAGCGCTGCGAAAGCCGCATTGGTCGGTGCAAAAACCGTGAGTTTCTCCGTGCTCAGTGTGGGGGCCAGACCGGCAGCGACCACGGCTTCGACGAGGATGCTGAGGTCGGGCGTGTTTTGCGCCACCTCGACGATATTGCGCTGCGGCTCGTCATCGCCGCCGCCACAGGCTTGCAGCAAGGTGGTGCTGGCGCCCACAGCGGCAGCGATCAGGACGGAACGGCGGTTGAACACGGTGTTCATGGCGGATTCTCCTTGGGGGGTTATGAAGGGTGCAATCACTGAACGCTATGTGGCCCGGTTCATTGGGGCATCAGCACGGTGTCGATCGCATGGATCACACCGTTGCTTGCGGCAACGTCGGTGGCGACCACCTTGGACTGGTCCACCATCACGCCCATGTTGGTAGAAACCGTCAGCTCCTGTCCCTCGACGGTCTTGACCTTGCCAGCCTTCACGTCCTTGGCCATGACTTTGCCGGGTACGACGTGGTACGTCAGGACCTTGGTCAGTGCAGCCTTGTCGGCCAACAGACCGTCGAGCGTGGCCTTGGGGATCTTTGCGAACGCTTCATCGGTGGGGGCAAATACCGTGAACGGGCCCGGTCCCTTGAGCGTATCCACCAGGCCAGCCGCTTGAACTGCAGCCACCAAGGTGTTGAAGTTGCCTGCCTTTACGGCGGTGTCAACGATGTCTTGCGCCATGGTGGTGAACGTGGCGCCGGCAGTCAGAGCCAATGCAATCAAAGTCTTCTTCATGGGTCGTTCCTCTGGTGTGGGATGGAAACAGAACGCCAGGATGGGCGTTCGCGAAATGTATAACCAATCAGTAATAAAGTAAACCTATAGGTTATGTGAAAACTATCCGGTAATTTTCGGGCGCAAAAAAACCCTGCCGAGGCAGGGCTGGACGGGAGTGAAAGGGTTCAGCGCACGATGAGCACCGGCACCTTGCTGTTGGCCAGCACCTGTGTGGTGACTGAGCCCATGACCAGCGTGGCCAAGGCGCCGTGGCCGTGCGAGCCCATCACCAGCAGGTCAAATTTGCCTGTGTCGGCGACCTTGCCGATGGTTTCACCCACCGCTCCCACCTTCAGAATGCGCTTGGGCGCCACACCATGGCGCTCCAGAAATTTGCAGACCGGGCCCATCACCTTGTCGCCTTCGTCGGCGTAATACTGGTCCACCACCTCTTTGCCAACAGCCGCGCGCGCGCGCGGCGGTAACGCTGCCTGGACGGTGATCACGGTGTAGCTGTGGTTCGAACCCAGAAAGTCATCATGGGTGGCCAGATAGGCCAGCATTTTCTTTGTGTAAGCGCTGCCATCGACAGCCAGCAAGATGTTCATGCGATGCTCCAGGAAGTACGTTGGACGGGAATCTGGGAAGCTCCCAGGCCTCGCCCATCATACGGCCAGGCAACACTGTGGCTGGAAGAAGGACTGTTCGTTCTTGCGTGCGTAACCCAGGGGATTGGCCACCACGCGGCATTGCCAGGGCGTGCCGTCGTCTCGCAGGCCCTGGGCGGTGTAGTCGCTGGGCGCGTGCAGGTGACCGTGCAGCCACAGCCGGGCATGTGGCAAAAGATCGTCGTAGGCATTGCAAAACCCGGCCGTGCCAGCGGCCATGCCATAGCGCGGGTCCGCGCTGCGCAGGCTCGGAGCAAAGTGCGTGACGGCTACCGTGGGGCCGTCAAACGCCTGCGCCAGCGTGGCGGACAGCCACTCGTGGCACTCCAGCGCCTGGGCGCGCACCGTTTCGGCCAGCCAGGGCAAGCCGTTGCGCGTGCAGCCCGTTTTGGAGAGGTAAAAATCGGCTGCGCGGTAAGCCTTCTGGCGCATGCGCAAGCGCTCTGCCAGGTCGCTGCAGCCCTTGTGGTCAGCGATGGAATCGAAGTTGCTCCACAAGGTGGTGCCCACAAAACGCACCCCGTCGAGCACCAGGGTCTCGCGTTCCAGCCACAGCAGGCCCAAGGTGTCGCAGGTACGGCGCAGGCGTGCGTGGGCCGCGTCGAAGTCCTGCATGTCGTACTCATGGTTGCCTGGCACAAAAACCACGGGGGTGGGCCAAGCCCCCCATTGGGGCAGGGGTGAGAAGCGCTCCAGGCCAAAGTGCGCTCCTTCGAGTAACGAGCCGTCCTGGTAGGAGCCAATGTCGCCCGCCAGCACCAGTACATCGGCATTGGACACAGGTTCTGGCCTGAACTGCGGGTGGGCCTCCAGGTGGAGGTCAGACAAAAGCTGGATCTGCATGCAAGACGCGCGCAATGGCCTTCGATCAAGGCCGGCCTGTGGCCGCAAGGCCGTCCAGCGCATCCACCAAGGCCCTGAATTCCGCGCTGCTGAGTGAGAGGCTGCGCTCATGCC is part of the Simplicispira sp. 125 genome and encodes:
- a CDS encoding fasciclin domain-containing protein, producing the protein MKKTLIALALTAGATFTTMAQDIVDTAVKAGNFNTLVAAVQAAGLVDTLKGPGPFTVFAPTDEAFAKIPKATLDGLLADKAALTKVLTYHVVPGKVMAKDVKAGKVKTVEGQELTVSTNMGVMVDQSKVVATDVAASNGVIHAIDTVLMPQ
- a CDS encoding universal stress protein — protein: MNILLAVDGSAYTKKMLAYLATHDDFLGSNHSYTVITVQAALPPRARAAVGKEVVDQYYADEGDKVMGPVCKFLERHGVAPKRILKVGAVGETIGKVADTGKFDLLVMGSHGHGALATLVMGSVTTQVLANSKVPVLIVR
- a CDS encoding metallophosphoesterase — translated: MQIQLLSDLHLEAHPQFRPEPVSNADVLVLAGDIGSYQDGSLLEGAHFGLERFSPLPQWGAWPTPVVFVPGNHEYDMQDFDAAHARLRRTCDTLGLLWLERETLVLDGVRFVGTTLWSNFDSIADHKGCSDLAERLRMRQKAYRAADFYLSKTGCTRNGLPWLAETVRAQALECHEWLSATLAQAFDGPTVAVTHFAPSLRSADPRYGMAAGTAGFCNAYDDLLPHARLWLHGHLHAPSDYTAQGLRDDGTPWQCRVVANPLGYARKNEQSFFQPQCCLAV